From one Sphingomonas xanthus genomic stretch:
- the trmFO gene encoding methylenetetrahydrofolate--tRNA-(uracil(54)-C(5))-methyltransferase (FADH(2)-oxidizing) TrmFO — translation MTYDVHIIGGGLAGSEAAWQLAEAGIHVRLSEMRGGGDTTPAHETDRLAEMVCSNSFRSDDAENNAVGLLHQEMRSLGSLIMAAADTHRVPAGSALAVDRERFASEVTSRLGAHPNITLVRERVDELPATGSVIIATGPLTSPGLAESIARRTGSDALAFFDAIAPIVHRESIDMDICWMAARWDKGGKDYINCPMTKEQYETFVAALNAGEKTEFKDWEKDTPYFEGCMPIEVMASRGVETLRYGPMKGVGLDDPRTGRWPHAVVQLRQDNALGTLWNMVGFQTKLKHGEQVRIFRTIPGLEKAEFARLGGIHRNSFIRSPELLDNELRLKCQPNIRFAGQITGCEGYVESAAIGLLAARFAAAEARGQSLAGPPSETALGALLGHITGGAEAETYQPMNINFGLMPPLEGPKSKKADRKKLYTDRARRALVDWLKRAEYAPA, via the coding sequence ATGACCTATGACGTGCACATCATTGGCGGTGGCCTGGCCGGATCGGAAGCCGCATGGCAACTGGCCGAGGCCGGTATCCATGTCCGACTAAGCGAAATGCGCGGAGGCGGCGACACGACCCCTGCCCATGAAACTGACCGGCTCGCCGAGATGGTCTGTTCCAACAGCTTTCGATCGGACGATGCCGAAAACAACGCGGTGGGGCTGCTCCACCAGGAAATGCGATCGCTGGGCTCGCTGATCATGGCCGCTGCCGACACCCACCGAGTGCCCGCAGGATCGGCCCTTGCCGTTGATCGGGAACGTTTCGCTTCCGAGGTGACATCCCGGCTTGGAGCTCACCCCAATATCACCCTCGTCCGAGAGCGCGTCGACGAGCTTCCGGCGACTGGCTCGGTCATCATCGCCACCGGTCCCCTCACCTCTCCCGGTCTGGCCGAATCTATCGCTCGCCGCACCGGAAGCGACGCGCTGGCTTTCTTCGATGCAATTGCGCCGATCGTTCACCGCGAGAGCATCGACATGGACATTTGCTGGATGGCCGCACGATGGGACAAGGGCGGCAAGGATTACATCAATTGCCCGATGACGAAGGAGCAATATGAAACCTTTGTCGCCGCATTGAACGCGGGCGAAAAAACCGAATTCAAGGATTGGGAGAAAGACACACCCTATTTTGAAGGCTGTATGCCCATCGAAGTCATGGCCTCGCGCGGAGTTGAAACGCTTCGCTACGGACCCATGAAAGGGGTCGGGTTAGATGATCCGCGTACGGGTCGCTGGCCGCATGCGGTGGTCCAGCTGCGACAGGACAACGCTCTTGGCACCTTGTGGAACATGGTCGGCTTTCAAACCAAGCTGAAGCACGGTGAACAGGTACGCATTTTCCGCACCATTCCGGGCCTTGAAAAGGCCGAGTTTGCCCGGCTCGGAGGGATTCACCGCAACAGCTTCATCAGGTCTCCCGAGTTGCTCGACAATGAGCTGCGCCTAAAATGCCAGCCCAACATCCGCTTCGCCGGGCAGATCACCGGTTGCGAAGGCTATGTCGAAAGCGCCGCAATTGGTCTTCTGGCGGCGCGTTTTGCGGCGGCCGAAGCCCGTGGGCAAAGTCTAGCCGGGCCGCCTTCCGAGACCGCGCTGGGCGCGCTACTTGGGCATATTACTGGCGGAGCGGAGGCTGAAACCTATCAGCCGATGAACATCAACTTTGGCCTGATGCCACCACTCGAAGGGCCGAAGTCCAAGAAGGCCGACCGTAAGAAGCTCTACACTGACCGGGCGAGGCGGGCCCTAGTCGACTGGCTCAAGCGGGCTGAATACGCACCAGCCTAA
- a CDS encoding DUF488 family protein, with the protein MRIWSIGYEAATTAEFLIALQSAGVRRLIDVRALPLSRRPGFSKSPLRAALAEAGIDYVHLKALGTPSEGRAAARAGRQEDLERIYAGQLQLPEALFQMGQLRELAMEQPSALLCYERQPEGCHRSLLLEAALPDAEVTHLFP; encoded by the coding sequence ATGCGGATTTGGAGCATCGGTTACGAAGCAGCAACGACCGCTGAGTTTCTGATCGCCTTGCAGAGCGCAGGCGTCCGCCGGTTAATCGATGTTCGTGCACTGCCGCTATCGCGACGACCCGGATTTTCAAAGTCACCGTTGCGGGCTGCCTTGGCTGAAGCCGGGATAGACTATGTGCACCTGAAGGCGTTGGGAACGCCATCAGAGGGGAGGGCAGCGGCCCGCGCCGGACGACAGGAAGACCTTGAGCGCATTTACGCCGGGCAGCTCCAACTGCCTGAGGCGCTGTTCCAAATGGGACAACTGCGCGAACTGGCAATGGAGCAGCCCAGCGCGCTGCTTTGCTATGAACGCCAGCCAGAGGGCTGCCATCGCAGCCTGCTTCTAGAAGCGGCGCTGCCCGACGCAGAAGTTACCCATTTGTTTCCCTAG
- a CDS encoding host attachment family protein codes for MPLDNNTLVLVTDGRKTLFFRNEGDVNQIDLRTEAHDERDDAGFNRELATDAPGVSFQSAGSGHSTYEETDFKQLEEDRWAHNTADLVNRRALANDFESLVIIAPPKTLGELRKKLHKEAERRVAYEIPKEMTGRPIPDIEALLVSHTKTEEPAAF; via the coding sequence ATGCCGCTCGACAACAACACTCTCGTCCTGGTCACCGACGGCCGCAAAACCTTGTTCTTCCGTAACGAGGGCGATGTGAACCAGATCGACCTGCGCACGGAAGCGCATGACGAGCGTGACGATGCCGGCTTCAACCGGGAACTTGCGACCGACGCCCCGGGGGTAAGTTTCCAATCTGCGGGATCGGGCCATTCGACCTATGAGGAAACCGATTTCAAGCAACTTGAGGAGGACCGCTGGGCCCATAATACGGCGGACCTCGTCAACCGGCGAGCACTAGCCAACGATTTTGAGTCCCTGGTGATCATCGCGCCGCCCAAGACTCTCGGCGAGCTCCGCAAGAAATTGCACAAGGAAGCCGAACGGCGGGTTGCTTACGAAATTCCCAAGGAAATGACGGGACGCCCGATCCCCGACATCGAGGCGCTGCTGGTCAGCCATACCAAAACCGAAGAGCCAGCTGCCTTCTAG